CGCTAGTTACTAATTAATAGTCATATAATAATATATCATGCCGCATGGCTGCACTGGGGCCCCGGGTATGGGCCCAGAGCCTTTGCCTAGAAAAAAACACGCTACCTGCTTTGGGTACCCCGGGGCCCCAGTTCCGCCCTTGCTTGTAGCCCCGGGGCCCTAACTTTTACGCCTCCACCGTTCGGCCCCGCTTTGAAAGCTTTTTTACCTATTTCCTCGCAGCCCTGATGCTGCAAGCTTTCAGCCGCGAGCGGCCGATGATGGATTTTGCGCTGAACCGGGCCCCCCTCGGCTCGGCGCTGCAACTGCCGGGGCCCCATCGGGCATTGCCCTCACGGCGTGAGAGCAGGCCGACCTCATGGCCTTTCCCGGCACGCTCACCGACGAGGAAATTTTCCGCGATGGGCACCTGGTCGGATAGCCATGAGGCAATAAACCAAGATTTTACCGCTGAATATCAAGGCTGGAAATTTCAAAAAATACGTGCTTCTAGTTGGGCTGCCTCATGGGCATTATGCCCTGCATAGCCAGAACAGCTTTGCGCTGCTGTACCGCTACCGCATTCTCAACGACTACCCGCTGCTGAGGTAGCCGGCGCGTGTCCGACCCAGCGGGGCCAACACCTTCGTGCCGTCTTCCCTTAATTCCGACAACGGCTGCGCGCGCCGCGGCGACAAAACTTCTCGGTGAATACCAATGTGCAGTTGCCCAAGATCATCGACCACCCCGCCAGCGCCGGCCGTCTGGTACTGGCCGTGGGCTGTAGCTTTAAGCAAACCAAATGCCTGCTGCACCGCAAGTAGCACGCGCCGCAGCATACAAAGTCCACGCTGCGGGTTGGGCTAAAATTTCCAGGCTGGGGGAGCGGGGCGGCCGGCGCCGCCCGCCTGGTCGCGGTCGTCGTCTTCGCTGTCGCCACCGTCTTCTTCCTCCTCTTCCTCATCGGTGTCGTCCTCTGGGATTTCCTCGTCGTCTGTTTCGTCTTCTTCCTCGTCGGGATCGGGGCCTTCTTCGTCGTTGTCGAGGTTGTCGAATACGCGGTCGAGCGAGGCTTCGGCGTGGCGGAGCTTGTGGCGGCAGAGGCGGATAAGCTCGGCCGAGCGCTCGACGCGGGCCGTGAGGTCGTCCACGTCCACGGCGTCGGTTTCGAGGGCGCGTAGGATGGTTTCGAGTTCGGCTAAAGATTCGGCGTAGGTGGGCATGGGGCAGGCAAAAAGGCAGAATTAAAAAGTTGGCGGGCCATGCTAGCGCTTGGCTTGCAGGGCCCAAAGGCGGCGTTCGGCGCGGTGCAGGTGGCGGGTGCTGGCCAGCTCCAGCTGGTAGCGCAGGCGCAGCAGGTGCTCGCGCCGCCGCCGGTGGTGGCGGGCGAAGCGCTGCTGCAAGGCCCGGGCCCGCTGGCGCAGTTGCTGCTGCTCGTGGGCCAGGGCCCGGCGGGCCGCGCGCGGCACCTGGTAGCGGAAGCGTTCGAGGCGCTGGGCCTGCTGCCGCAGCTGCTCGCGGGGGCCCTGGGCGGCCTGGCGGGCGCGCTGGTGCAGGGCGGCGCGGGCGGCGGCCAGGTGGCGCTGCCCGGCGGCGCGGCCCCGGGCCGCGAGGCGGCCCAGGTGTGTCTGGTGCTGGCGCAGGTGGTGGCCGGCGGCGGCGCGGATTTCGGTGGCCAGGTGGTGCAGCAAGCCATCGACCCGGGCCAGGCGCTCGACCAGAAAGGCAGCTACAGCAGTGGGGGTTTTCAGGGCCCTATGGGCGGTGAGGTCGGCCAGGGCTTCGTCGCGCTCGTGGCCGATGCCCGTGAGCACGGGCAGCGGGAAGGCGCCCACGGCGGCGGCCAGGCCGTAGTCGTCGAAGGCCAGCAAATCGGTTTTGCTGCCCCCGCCGCGGATAATTACCACGGCCTCGAACTGCCCGCGCCGGGCCCGCACCGCGTCCAGGGCCCCCCGGATGCTGGCGGGGGCCTCGTCGCCCTGCATCATGGCCGGAAACAGGGTGAGGGCGAAGTCGTAGGGCGCTTCTTCCAATTGGCGCACAAAATCCTGGAAGCCCGCGGCGGTGGGGGAGGAGATGACCGCCAGCCGCTGCGGGGCCAGGGGCAGGGCCAGCCGCTTTTGCCGCTCCAGCAAGCCCTTGATTCCGAGGGTTTGCAGGGCCAGCAGGCGCTGGCGGGCCAGCTCGCCCACGGTGTAGCTGGGGTCGAGGGCCAGCACGTCGAGGCTCAGGCCGTATTGCTCGTGGAAGCGCAGCTGCACCCGCAGCAGCAGCCGCAGGCCCGGGCGCAGGGCCTGGCCGGTGTGGGCCTCGAAGGCCGGCACCACCTGCTGGTAGCGCTGGCTCCAAAGCGTGGCGCGGGCCTGGGCCTTGGCGGGCTGGCCGCGCTCGTCGGTGGCCTGCTCGGTGAGGGTAAGGTAGCAGTGGCCCCCGGCGAAGCGTGGCCGCGTGAGGTCGGCCACCTCAGCCACCACCCAGTACGATTCGGGGAACTGGCGGTGCAGGGCCAGGCGCACGCGGCCCAGCAGCTCGGCCAGCCCCAGCGGGGCGGGCGGCGCGGGCACAGGGGCTTCGGAACGGCGGTTGTAGAGCGGCATGGCCGCAAGATACAGGCGGGGCCCCCCGCGGGTTTTGGGGCCCCAGGACCCTGGCCGGGCAGTGTGCGGCTTATGTGCTTTGGGCCTTTACTTTGCACCTGTCTAATTCCGGTGCAGGCACTGGCCGCAGCGCCTCATCCTTTTCTCTTCCTTACCCATGTCAAAAGCATCCCACCTGCCCCTGGCGGCCGTGGCCGCTGCCGCGCTGGCCCTGGCTGGCTGCGCCGGCAGCAAGCCCGCCGCTATGGCTGCCGCACCGCCGGCGCCGCCCGTTCTCACCACGCCCGCCGCCCCAGTCCCCGACCCGGTGGTGAAGGGCGTGGGCCTCGACCTGACCGGCATGGACACGTCGGTGAACCCGTGCGACGACTTCTACCACTACACGTCGGGTAGCTGGATGAAGAACACGCCCATTCCGGCCGCCGAAAGCGGCTGGGGCTCGTTCAACATCCTCGCCGAGCACAACAACGCCACGCTGCGCACCATCCTCGACGAGTCGGCCCAGCAGGCCTCCACGGCCGCCAAGGGCTCGAACCTGCAGAAGGTGGGCGACTTTTACGCCGCCGCCATGGACTCGGCCGCCATCAACAAAGCCGGGCTGAAATACCTCCAGCCGCACCTCGCGCGCATCGACGCCGTGAAGGACCTGGCCGGGATGCAGCGCCTGCTCGCCGACCCTACCGTGTCGCTCGGCGGCGCGTGGTTCAACTCGTACGTATCGCCCGACGATAAAATCAGCTCGCA
This genomic stretch from Hymenobacter sp. PAMC 26628 harbors:
- the xseB gene encoding exodeoxyribonuclease VII small subunit → MPTYAESLAELETILRALETDAVDVDDLTARVERSAELIRLCRHKLRHAEASLDRVFDNLDNDEEGPDPDEEEDETDDEEIPEDDTDEEEEEEDGGDSEDDDRDQAGGAGRPAPPAWKF
- the xseA gene encoding exodeoxyribonuclease VII large subunit; translation: MPLYNRRSEAPVPAPPAPLGLAELLGRVRLALHRQFPESYWVVAEVADLTRPRFAGGHCYLTLTEQATDERGQPAKAQARATLWSQRYQQVVPAFEAHTGQALRPGLRLLLRVQLRFHEQYGLSLDVLALDPSYTVGELARQRLLALQTLGIKGLLERQKRLALPLAPQRLAVISSPTAAGFQDFVRQLEEAPYDFALTLFPAMMQGDEAPASIRGALDAVRARRGQFEAVVIIRGGGSKTDLLAFDDYGLAAAVGAFPLPVLTGIGHERDEALADLTAHRALKTPTAVAAFLVERLARVDGLLHHLATEIRAAAGHHLRQHQTHLGRLAARGRAAGQRHLAAARAALHQRARQAAQGPREQLRQQAQRLERFRYQVPRAARRALAHEQQQLRQRARALQQRFARHHRRRREHLLRLRYQLELASTRHLHRAERRLWALQAKR